A genome region from Candidatus Jidaibacter acanthamoeba includes the following:
- a CDS encoding metal-sensitive transcriptional regulator — MTKKDCHKHPSYKDELPRLNRINGQLDGIKKMINEERYCPEILTQLRAVRSAVRNLELLLLEKHILSCVFQAFQSTDTEDQKQKIQEVKEILKRFE; from the coding sequence ATGACTAAAAAAGACTGCCATAAACATCCATCATATAAGGATGAATTGCCAAGACTTAATCGTATCAATGGGCAATTGGACGGTATAAAGAAAATGATAAATGAAGAGCGATATTGCCCTGAAATCCTTACCCAGCTTCGAGCTGTACGTTCAGCTGTCCGTAACTTAGAGTTACTGCTACTTGAAAAACACATATTAAGCTGTGTTTTTCAAGCTTTTCAGTCTACTGATACAGAGGATCAAAAACAGAAAATCCAAGAAGTCAAAGAAATTCTAAAAAGATTTGAATAA